One genomic window of Leptospira saintgironsiae includes the following:
- a CDS encoding OsmC family protein has protein sequence MNSEELKKIQTPLKDKYREAPDSAVYTLKAKGKLGEGISCKVETGKVLADAGLHPATGGNGMLACSGDLLLEALVACAGVTLGAVATSIGINIKEGFVRAEGDLDFRGTLGVSKEIPVGFKDIRLFFDLNSDADEEKIQALLKLTERYCVVYQTIVSGTKIDTKIVNGSVLV, from the coding sequence ATGAATTCCGAAGAATTAAAAAAAATCCAAACTCCTCTAAAAGACAAATACCGCGAAGCTCCAGACTCGGCGGTTTATACATTAAAAGCAAAGGGTAAATTAGGCGAGGGGATCTCTTGTAAAGTAGAGACAGGCAAAGTTTTGGCGGATGCGGGTCTTCATCCTGCAACAGGTGGAAACGGAATGCTTGCTTGTTCAGGAGATTTACTTTTAGAAGCGTTAGTTGCATGTGCGGGTGTTACGTTAGGCGCAGTTGCAACTTCTATCGGAATAAATATTAAAGAAGGTTTCGTAAGAGCAGAAGGTGATTTGGATTTTAGAGGAACTTTAGGAGTTTCTAAAGAGATCCCTGTTGGGTTTAAAGATATTAGATTATTTTTTGATTTGAATTCGGATGCAGATGAGGAAAAAATCCAAGCCTTACTAAAACTTACGGAAAGATATTGTGTAGTTTATCAGACGATTGTCTCTGGAACTAAGATCGATACAAAGATTGTAAACGGTTCAGTTCTTGTTTGA
- a CDS encoding LA_2478/LA_2722/LA_4182 family protein codes for MISCSKSPEDKILALAPRFQKALCSKMIECSKDDIAKIPPQYRATLPAFMQSEEGCVSYFKENFDKAREQRKSQKRELTEETVASFEACISGLESATCEPFKGQRGPRLGVPGCENLEKISKPDSP; via the coding sequence ATGATTTCTTGTTCGAAATCTCCCGAAGACAAAATTTTGGCATTAGCTCCTCGGTTCCAGAAAGCGCTTTGTTCCAAAATGATCGAATGTAGCAAGGACGATATTGCAAAGATACCTCCCCAATATAGAGCAACTCTTCCAGCTTTTATGCAGTCTGAAGAAGGATGTGTTTCTTACTTTAAGGAAAATTTCGATAAAGCAAGAGAGCAAAGAAAGTCTCAGAAGAGGGAATTGACTGAGGAAACAGTTGCTTCTTTCGAAGCATGTATCTCTGGATTAGAGAGTGCCACTTGTGAACCTTTTAAAGGACAAAGAGGCCCGAGACTTGGAGTACCTGGTTGCGAAAATTTGGAAAAGATCTCTAAACCAGATTCTCCGTAA
- a CDS encoding SiaB family protein kinase: MQLSKQYNVLKRTGVALLYKGPFSETTISSLNDLLKEKLEEEKKKNRILTVFVEMAQNVAHYSIERDEKSGIGILVLRRKAHNWELNCGNAITQEQAIYLKGKIEEVKKLSQEELKQRYNEQIRSDRPEKSKGAGLGFFEIARKSDMPLVYQLEEADNGDLFFRLTARFLLEGAYSSGL, from the coding sequence ATGCAATTATCAAAACAATATAATGTTCTTAAAAGGACCGGAGTGGCTCTTCTTTATAAAGGGCCTTTTTCAGAGACTACCATTTCTTCTTTAAATGATCTTCTAAAAGAAAAGTTAGAAGAAGAAAAGAAGAAGAATCGTATCCTCACTGTATTCGTGGAAATGGCGCAGAACGTTGCACATTATTCTATCGAAAGAGACGAAAAAAGTGGGATTGGTATTTTAGTTTTAAGAAGAAAGGCTCATAACTGGGAACTCAATTGTGGAAATGCAATCACTCAAGAGCAAGCTATATACTTAAAAGGTAAAATAGAAGAAGTTAAAAAACTTTCCCAAGAAGAACTCAAACAAAGATACAATGAACAAATCCGTTCCGACAGACCTGAAAAAAGCAAAGGCGCAGGTTTAGGATTTTTCGAAATAGCAAGAAAATCGGATATGCCTTTGGTGTACCAATTAGAGGAGGCGGACAATGGGGATTTATTCTTCCGATTGACTGCCCGATTTCTGTTAGAAGGCGCCTACTCTTCCGGACTTTAA
- a CDS encoding CoA-transferase — MPQESNHKTTKILSDPDSLVREFVNPGMYLHLATTMSRPNALIYSLSRVFEGTNPEFTISVAGIHSSAHCLALSGIVKKMITGFAGDNYPKPSPNGLYKDLMKGKPFELELWSLLSLVQRLMAGAMKLPGFVSNSLVGSDLITDKLGKTAFLYHKPTEGNPYGEAASPHLVSESRGTKEKDMVVLLPLCPEITLVHGVVADEDGNIVLSQPGGEGAWGALAATKGVIATVEKIVPRGTVPPELVHIPSTKVLGIAPARYGAHPQSLRVQGFPEIPAFEGVESYLDDYEFQMEANKAAGIPAKAEKWYKENVILSGGHEEYLDLIGEVRLRRLKMTPPEHSLSSPENPKTVNDSEQMIILAARAIIEKVKTKGYKTILAGIGAAHMAAWTAAKLLEKEGIHIKIVAELGFYGMKPFVGDVFLFSQLHTQQCSMLSDIVSILGTVVPDDCLGVIGAAEVDWFGNINSVLDGKGNFLVGSGGANDIVSTADTIVVAKANRFRFVRKVKHITSPGDRVVEAVCQFGRFQRSSFSDHPFELSSWLAPASDDEMESEEAVLRYTLWLPPDEDLPIAQEPEINSDELTALRELDPERIYTEQFMVYTRLP, encoded by the coding sequence ATGCCACAAGAATCGAATCATAAAACTACTAAGATTCTTTCTGATCCTGATTCCCTTGTACGGGAATTCGTTAATCCCGGCATGTACTTACACTTGGCCACTACCATGTCTAGGCCAAATGCACTTATCTATTCTCTCTCCAGAGTTTTTGAAGGAACAAATCCTGAGTTCACAATTAGCGTTGCAGGAATTCACTCTAGCGCTCACTGTCTTGCTCTTTCTGGCATAGTGAAAAAGATGATCACTGGTTTTGCTGGTGATAATTATCCTAAACCAAGTCCAAACGGTTTGTATAAAGACTTGATGAAAGGAAAACCTTTTGAGTTGGAACTTTGGTCTCTTCTCTCCTTGGTGCAAAGATTGATGGCGGGCGCCATGAAACTTCCAGGATTTGTTTCAAATTCTTTGGTTGGGTCTGATCTGATTACGGACAAATTAGGAAAGACTGCTTTCTTATATCATAAACCTACTGAAGGAAATCCTTACGGAGAAGCAGCAAGCCCACATCTAGTTTCTGAAAGTAGAGGAACAAAAGAGAAGGACATGGTAGTTCTGCTTCCACTCTGTCCTGAGATCACATTGGTTCACGGAGTAGTAGCGGACGAAGATGGGAACATCGTACTTTCTCAACCAGGTGGAGAAGGAGCCTGGGGTGCACTTGCCGCGACTAAAGGTGTGATCGCTACTGTGGAGAAGATTGTACCAAGAGGAACAGTTCCTCCTGAACTAGTACATATACCTAGCACAAAAGTTTTAGGAATAGCTCCAGCAAGATACGGAGCACATCCTCAATCTTTAAGAGTACAAGGTTTTCCTGAAATCCCAGCATTCGAAGGTGTAGAATCTTATCTGGATGATTACGAATTCCAAATGGAAGCCAATAAGGCGGCAGGAATTCCCGCTAAGGCTGAAAAATGGTATAAAGAAAATGTAATATTATCTGGTGGCCACGAAGAATATTTGGATCTGATCGGAGAAGTTAGGCTCAGACGTTTGAAGATGACTCCTCCGGAACATTCTCTTTCTTCTCCTGAAAATCCTAAAACTGTAAATGATTCAGAACAGATGATCATTCTTGCCGCAAGAGCGATCATAGAGAAGGTTAAGACAAAAGGATACAAAACAATTCTAGCAGGAATTGGAGCCGCGCATATGGCTGCCTGGACAGCGGCCAAACTTCTGGAAAAAGAAGGGATCCATATCAAGATCGTTGCAGAACTTGGATTTTACGGAATGAAACCTTTTGTAGGAGATGTTTTTCTTTTCAGCCAACTTCACACTCAACAATGTTCCATGTTATCTGATATAGTGAGTATATTAGGAACAGTTGTACCGGATGATTGTTTAGGAGTGATCGGCGCTGCAGAAGTGGACTGGTTTGGAAATATCAACTCAGTATTAGATGGAAAAGGAAACTTCTTAGTTGGATCAGGAGGAGCAAATGATATCGTCTCCACTGCCGACACAATCGTAGTAGCAAAAGCAAACCGTTTTAGATTCGTAAGAAAAGTAAAACATATCACTTCACCTGGAGACAGGGTGGTAGAAGCAGTATGCCAGTTCGGAAGATTCCAAAGATCTTCTTTTTCTGATCATCCTTTCGAATTGAGTTCCTGGCTTGCACCTGCATCCGACGACGAAATGGAATCGGAAGAAGCAGTCCTCAGATATACACTTTGGCTTCCTCCTGATGAGGACCTTCCAATCGCACAAGAGCCGGAAATCAATTCGGACGAATTGACCGCACTCAGAGAATTAGATCCGGAAAGAATTTACACCGAACAATTTATGGTGTATACCCGTTTGCCTTAA
- a CDS encoding PP2C family protein-serine/threonine phosphatase — MKLRYYAITDKGNFRSHNEDSFLSVDSLVCGQTHGESETVRELDTEEFSGLFALADGLGGHEAGEIASRVALEKLAWMEKAIRPIEELPSSGWKNLIRKINNEVNAYGESIGKPKMGTTLVGCLLGKRKSWIFNVGDSRLYHFTKDGLSKVTVDHNIGEELGSSYGRNLLTSCIGGGTKSIEVDTFDYSGKLSPGDFILICTDGLTEVLNIDQIEKIMREHEDLRETCRILSEEANLRLTRDNHTIVIIKIDSV, encoded by the coding sequence ATGAAACTCCGGTATTATGCAATCACGGACAAAGGAAACTTTCGCTCTCATAACGAGGATTCTTTTTTATCCGTAGATAGTTTGGTATGCGGCCAAACTCATGGAGAATCCGAAACAGTCCGCGAATTAGATACCGAAGAATTTTCTGGGTTATTCGCCTTGGCAGATGGTTTAGGCGGACATGAAGCTGGCGAGATCGCAAGTAGAGTTGCATTAGAAAAACTTGCTTGGATGGAAAAAGCGATTCGTCCTATCGAAGAATTACCTTCCTCTGGTTGGAAAAACCTAATCCGCAAAATTAATAATGAAGTAAATGCCTACGGAGAATCTATAGGAAAACCTAAAATGGGAACCACTTTAGTTGGTTGTCTTTTGGGAAAAAGAAAATCCTGGATCTTTAATGTAGGAGATAGCCGTCTTTATCATTTTACTAAAGATGGACTTAGCAAAGTAACAGTAGATCATAATATTGGCGAAGAATTGGGTTCCAGTTATGGTCGAAATCTTTTGACCAGTTGTATTGGTGGCGGAACAAAAAGTATCGAGGTGGATACATTCGATTATTCCGGAAAATTATCTCCGGGAGATTTTATACTGATCTGCACTGATGGCCTTACTGAAGTTCTGAATATTGATCAAATCGAAAAGATCATGAGAGAACATGAGGACCTGAGAGAAACATGTAGGATCCTTTCAGAAGAAGCAAATCTCAGACTGACTAGGGACAATCACACTATTGTGATCATCAAAATAGATTCAGTTTAA
- a CDS encoding ROK family protein codes for MSSIIGVDIGAQSIKACLTNSSGQMISQSDRKTGPEMDSKLFLSSLEEQISELVSDCKDQVKGIGLGSPGPIDKENGILISSANLPLLKNVPLVDFLKKKFGIPVYYDNDANCAALGEYWFGEGKTSSNLIVLTLGTGLGGGWVFQGKLFDGYLGNSMEVGHTTIYPGGALCGCGQRGCTEAYFSASGFSSRFLEKTGSKLSDVETLFDLASKDHKEANEILEEGIESLAQLIRNLIHLLNPEHIVLSGGIAKSYSFFGKRLENRVREIIFPIFKEYVKILPGKSVTGALGAASLCLDNKT; via the coding sequence ATGAGTTCTATTATAGGCGTGGATATCGGCGCCCAAAGTATTAAAGCCTGCCTTACTAATTCTTCTGGCCAGATGATCTCTCAATCAGATCGAAAGACTGGGCCAGAGATGGATTCAAAACTTTTTTTATCTTCTCTTGAAGAACAGATCTCTGAACTCGTTTCAGATTGTAAAGATCAGGTAAAAGGTATCGGACTTGGAAGCCCAGGACCAATAGATAAAGAAAATGGAATATTGATCTCTTCTGCAAATCTTCCTTTATTAAAGAATGTTCCCTTAGTTGATTTTTTAAAGAAGAAGTTTGGCATTCCAGTATATTACGATAATGACGCAAACTGTGCCGCGCTCGGAGAGTATTGGTTCGGAGAAGGTAAAACTTCCTCCAATCTAATCGTTCTTACATTAGGAACTGGACTAGGTGGAGGATGGGTTTTCCAAGGAAAACTATTTGATGGTTATCTTGGAAATTCTATGGAAGTAGGACATACCACAATCTATCCAGGTGGAGCACTTTGTGGATGCGGACAAAGAGGATGTACAGAAGCTTATTTCAGTGCCAGTGGATTCTCTTCTAGATTTTTAGAAAAAACTGGCTCCAAACTTTCTGATGTAGAAACTCTATTTGATCTGGCTTCTAAAGATCATAAGGAAGCAAACGAGATCCTGGAAGAAGGGATAGAAAGTTTAGCACAACTCATTCGTAATCTAATCCATTTACTCAATCCGGAACATATTGTATTGTCTGGGGGGATCGCTAAGTCCTATTCCTTTTTCGGAAAACGACTTGAAAACAGGGTAAGAGAAATCATATTTCCCATATTCAAAGAATACGTAAAGATCCTTCCTGGAAAATCAGTCACTGGGGCCCTGGGAGCGGCAAGTTTATGTTTGGATAATAAAACATGA
- a CDS encoding histidine triad nucleotide-binding protein → MTDSCIFCKLINKEIPAKIIFEDENLLAFHDISPQAPTHFLVIPKKHIVDIGKTNAEDKTLLGEILYRATEIARSLGLNKDGFRIVNNMGELGGQTVFHLHFHVLGGRQMKWPPG, encoded by the coding sequence ATGACAGACTCCTGTATATTCTGCAAACTTATCAATAAAGAGATCCCGGCTAAGATCATTTTCGAAGATGAGAATCTATTAGCTTTTCATGATATTTCTCCCCAGGCGCCGACTCATTTCCTGGTCATTCCTAAAAAACATATCGTAGACATAGGCAAAACGAATGCAGAAGACAAAACTCTTCTTGGAGAAATTTTATACAGAGCTACTGAAATCGCAAGATCTCTCGGACTGAATAAAGATGGTTTCCGTATTGTAAATAATATGGGCGAATTAGGCGGCCAAACAGTATTCCATCTTCATTTCCATGTTCTTGGCGGAAGACAAATGAAATGGCCTCCGGGCTGA
- a CDS encoding beta-ketoacyl-[acyl-carrier-protein] synthase family protein encodes MDKSKNGKNSRVVITGIGVILPNTFSVQDFWTNLSEGRSQLDFITRFPTENFPIKVAGEMNTFDWKKHLPDLSDKYSKNYNTETLALMSAMEEANKDAGITKGDLHPSRVGFIDSSSRASMAWWDFAWRKYLEEKDHNVFDRYSVLTSMASNPTNLTAINANIQGFVTTVSAACVGGHHAISLCYQAIRKGRAEVMYAGGHEFPLLQPLMMMYSDPMSRVMSLEKDNPKKGIRPYDKSRDGFLLGEGAVVLVMERLDRALQRGAKIYSEVLGTYSYNEADHAMRMDLTGKKATTGLRHLMKISGLRLGDVDYFCGHGTATHNNDLAESRAIGHLYEGRPKFHWAPVGSIKPIFGHTFGAAGIINVAATSLMLKNQTLCPTINLENPDPECDHDHVAEGARKAKIRYAISMAFAIGSQSSFVSLAAPEF; translated from the coding sequence ATGGATAAATCTAAAAACGGAAAAAACTCCCGGGTAGTCATCACCGGTATTGGAGTCATTCTTCCAAACACTTTTTCAGTACAAGACTTTTGGACAAATCTTTCAGAGGGAAGATCCCAATTGGATTTTATCACTCGTTTTCCTACAGAAAACTTTCCGATCAAGGTGGCCGGAGAGATGAATACTTTCGATTGGAAAAAACATCTACCTGACCTTAGCGATAAATACTCTAAAAATTATAATACAGAAACTTTGGCATTGATGTCAGCAATGGAAGAAGCCAATAAGGATGCAGGTATCACCAAAGGTGATTTACATCCTAGCAGAGTTGGTTTTATAGATTCTTCCTCTAGAGCTTCTATGGCTTGGTGGGATTTCGCTTGGAGAAAATATTTAGAAGAAAAGGATCATAACGTGTTCGATCGTTATTCTGTTCTTACTTCTATGGCTTCTAACCCTACAAACCTGACTGCGATTAATGCAAATATCCAAGGTTTTGTAACAACTGTATCCGCTGCTTGTGTGGGTGGTCATCATGCGATCAGTTTATGCTACCAGGCGATCCGTAAAGGTAGAGCAGAAGTTATGTATGCCGGCGGTCATGAATTTCCTCTTCTACAACCTTTGATGATGATGTATTCAGATCCAATGAGTAGAGTAATGTCATTGGAAAAAGATAATCCTAAAAAAGGGATCCGTCCTTATGATAAAAGCAGAGATGGGTTTTTATTGGGAGAAGGTGCAGTCGTTCTTGTAATGGAAAGATTGGACAGAGCATTACAAAGAGGCGCCAAAATTTATTCAGAAGTTTTAGGAACTTATAGTTATAATGAAGCAGACCATGCAATGAGAATGGATCTAACCGGTAAAAAAGCAACCACTGGTTTAAGACATTTAATGAAGATCAGCGGACTTCGTTTGGGAGATGTAGATTATTTCTGCGGACATGGAACTGCAACGCATAATAATGATTTGGCGGAGAGTCGCGCGATCGGTCATTTGTATGAGGGTCGTCCTAAATTTCATTGGGCGCCTGTTGGTTCTATCAAACCGATCTTCGGCCATACATTCGGAGCGGCAGGAATTATCAATGTGGCCGCAACTTCTCTTATGTTAAAAAACCAGACTCTATGTCCTACAATCAATCTGGAAAATCCAGATCCTGAATGCGATCATGACCATGTCGCAGAAGGAGCCAGAAAGGCGAAAATCAGATATGCAATTTCCATGGCGTTTGCGATCGGAAGCCAATCTTCATTCGTAAGTTTGGCTGCTCCGGAGTTTTGA
- a CDS encoding acyl-CoA thioesterase — MSEAPKESFNFKTDLVVRRSDTRSATVVGGLFVSHLTYETFIPLVNEVFDAFLESNSWSKANIAGANIIIPKMDVEYKSEAKAGDVLEFSAGVFNLGKKSCELHISASQKVSKEEVGLAKISLVFFDYVSKKTLEIPSAFRAKFEV; from the coding sequence ATGTCAGAAGCCCCCAAAGAGTCTTTTAACTTCAAGACAGACCTAGTTGTCCGTAGATCGGATACTAGAAGCGCCACTGTAGTAGGTGGACTTTTTGTTTCTCACCTAACATACGAAACATTTATCCCTCTCGTAAACGAAGTATTCGATGCATTCTTAGAATCCAACTCTTGGTCCAAGGCAAATATTGCAGGAGCAAACATCATCATTCCTAAAATGGATGTGGAATATAAGTCAGAAGCAAAAGCAGGAGATGTTTTAGAATTTTCCGCTGGAGTTTTTAATTTAGGGAAGAAGTCCTGCGAGTTACATATTTCGGCTTCTCAAAAAGTTTCTAAAGAAGAAGTGGGACTTGCCAAAATTTCTCTAGTATTCTTTGACTATGTTTCTAAAAAAACTTTGGAGATCCCGTCCGCATTCAGGGCGAAATTCGAAGTATGA
- a CDS encoding lysylphosphatidylglycerol synthase transmembrane domain-containing protein encodes MKKLLLGIGISVLSLGFLFWNLDLSGFTSILERWKPIFLVPFFVAILWGLFLFSWRWYLLLGKKVPFRTAILSAYIGVGANQFLPARGGDIFRLYLCKKGESIGYGSLVSGIFLEKVLDFSFIFCAGLGALFLLGVNGSETKILFPLLGIFGIFSALIIVRLFHKRLISLGEFLFSKIGKKEFFSEKLAPQVTELGSFLTFRNVSSYGVLTAGTWLLGYAIHYTLLQYLVGIHLSPLETVFIMFCGAVGVMVPSAPSGAGVYHASITSGFVLLGRESSEGLVYATTVHLGQMVALGILTAILYVYWSFTEKEKAK; translated from the coding sequence TTGAAAAAATTATTACTCGGCATCGGAATCAGCGTTTTATCTTTAGGGTTTCTATTTTGGAACCTGGATCTTTCCGGTTTTACTTCTATATTAGAAAGATGGAAACCTATCTTCTTAGTTCCATTCTTCGTAGCTATTCTTTGGGGATTATTTCTATTCTCTTGGAGATGGTATTTACTCCTAGGCAAAAAAGTTCCGTTTAGAACTGCGATTCTCTCAGCTTATATAGGAGTGGGAGCGAACCAATTCTTACCTGCAAGAGGTGGGGATATTTTCCGTCTCTATCTTTGCAAAAAGGGAGAGAGTATTGGTTACGGAAGTTTAGTCAGTGGGATATTTTTAGAAAAGGTTTTAGACTTCTCCTTTATATTCTGTGCGGGATTAGGAGCTCTTTTTCTCTTAGGAGTGAACGGATCTGAAACCAAAATATTGTTTCCGCTCTTAGGAATTTTTGGGATATTCTCTGCGCTTATAATCGTTCGTTTATTTCACAAACGGCTTATCTCTTTGGGAGAATTCCTATTTTCTAAAATAGGGAAGAAGGAATTTTTCTCTGAAAAATTAGCCCCACAGGTTACAGAACTGGGAAGTTTTTTAACTTTTCGTAATGTTTCCAGTTACGGAGTTTTGACGGCCGGCACATGGCTTTTAGGATATGCAATACATTATACTCTGCTACAATACTTAGTAGGGATCCATTTAAGCCCCTTAGAAACTGTATTTATCATGTTCTGCGGAGCTGTAGGTGTGATGGTACCTTCTGCACCATCCGGAGCCGGAGTTTACCATGCATCTATCACATCTGGATTTGTTCTGTTGGGTAGAGAAAGTTCAGAAGGTTTAGTATATGCAACCACAGTCCATCTAGGACAGATGGTTGCACTCGGGATCTTAACAGCTATACTTTATGTGTATTGGTCTTTTACCGAAAAAGAGAAAGCAAAATAG
- a CDS encoding four helix bundle protein, with product MNSKVQTTQTEAEFPAEYYFSTEIPIRKIDLSLDIHVSFASVLDLVMEAHLQFFQYLGYSVTDIHGNSIIFANASIQYQGELLYKDKVIIDVSLNNIGEKSFDLYFRLSKRNRAEKVSVVKIRVLFFDYKLRKVVPIPSEFKQKFDTGKYIKMQSPEIGKEISSAVGPDGFVFGFRKLEVWNLSHVFLLHLYELCESWKGKVEPSLLEHIRSISSLLPVRIAGAWGTRIRAEKVKNILRAKVHLEELRYLLILVADLGKADPSQELDDLQTINSHLKKYLNKVRTGETRKIR from the coding sequence ATGAATTCCAAGGTCCAAACTACTCAAACGGAAGCTGAATTTCCTGCGGAATATTATTTTTCGACGGAGATACCGATCCGTAAGATCGATCTAAGTTTGGACATACATGTTTCTTTCGCAAGCGTTCTGGACCTTGTGATGGAAGCTCACCTTCAATTTTTCCAATACTTAGGTTATTCAGTAACTGATATACATGGGAACAGCATTATATTTGCAAATGCTTCCATACAATATCAGGGAGAATTATTATATAAAGATAAAGTGATTATAGACGTTTCCTTGAATAATATCGGGGAGAAGTCTTTCGATCTATACTTTAGACTCTCTAAAAGGAATCGAGCGGAGAAGGTCTCCGTCGTAAAGATCAGAGTTTTATTCTTTGATTATAAACTTAGAAAAGTGGTTCCGATCCCTTCTGAATTCAAACAGAAATTTGATACGGGCAAATATATCAAAATGCAAAGTCCTGAGATCGGAAAAGAGATCTCAAGTGCAGTTGGCCCTGATGGATTTGTATTCGGATTTCGTAAATTGGAAGTATGGAATTTATCACATGTGTTCCTTCTTCATTTATACGAACTTTGTGAGAGTTGGAAAGGAAAAGTAGAGCCAAGTCTTTTAGAACATATCAGATCCATTTCTTCCTTATTGCCTGTACGAATTGCGGGAGCTTGGGGAACTAGGATTCGTGCAGAAAAAGTAAAAAATATACTAAGAGCAAAAGTACATTTAGAAGAGTTAAGATATCTTCTTATCTTAGTAGCTGATCTTGGAAAAGCAGATCCTTCTCAAGAGTTGGATGACCTTCAGACAATCAATTCTCATCTCAAAAAATATCTGAACAAAGTCAGGACCGGAGAAACTAGAAAGATCCGATGA
- a CDS encoding ketoacyl-ACP synthase III: MANSKNLVSNGVRITGIGHYLPERIVTNDEIRPRLKYPEMHPAEKAVIGNIGVTERRRANEKETAQFMAAETSKMILKDAGKKAEDIDLFILANWTDRLYLPDLAPQASKLAGTSNSLAFDICTACTGFVHGVQMASAFLSSGKFKNALVIGSERFSVRTRMNGYGEFTAGDAAAGVLLEQTENKEFGIIDSFLRDDGDLANIIELGPGPNFYIKSYPELVTNAADLTLSAMDDLLKKNNVSLEDIDWVIPHPGTDVVVQDVLKRTKFPKEKILLNFERVGNTSAASIPIALSEYYYKGIVKKGDLILSPAVGAGFYWGGLLYRL, from the coding sequence ATGGCGAATTCTAAAAACCTAGTTTCGAACGGGGTTCGAATTACCGGGATTGGACATTATCTCCCGGAAAGGATCGTCACTAACGACGAAATTCGCCCTAGATTAAAATATCCTGAAATGCATCCTGCCGAAAAAGCAGTTATCGGCAATATAGGCGTAACTGAAAGAAGAAGGGCAAACGAAAAGGAAACCGCTCAATTCATGGCTGCGGAAACCTCTAAAATGATCCTGAAAGATGCAGGAAAAAAAGCTGAGGATATAGACTTATTTATTCTGGCTAACTGGACAGATCGCCTTTATCTTCCCGATTTGGCGCCTCAGGCTTCTAAACTTGCGGGAACTTCTAACTCATTAGCATTCGATATTTGTACTGCTTGCACCGGATTTGTTCACGGAGTCCAAATGGCATCAGCATTCTTAAGTAGCGGTAAATTTAAGAACGCACTTGTGATCGGTAGCGAAAGATTTTCTGTCAGAACAAGAATGAACGGTTACGGAGAATTCACAGCAGGTGATGCAGCAGCCGGTGTTCTATTAGAGCAGACCGAAAATAAAGAATTCGGAATCATAGATTCCTTTTTGAGGGATGACGGAGATCTTGCGAATATCATAGAATTAGGACCAGGACCGAATTTTTATATAAAAAGTTATCCAGAACTTGTAACTAATGCTGCGGATCTCACACTTTCTGCAATGGATGATCTATTAAAAAAGAATAATGTCTCATTAGAAGATATCGATTGGGTCATTCCTCATCCAGGCACTGATGTGGTAGTACAAGATGTTCTAAAAAGAACAAAATTCCCGAAAGAAAAAATACTTTTGAATTTTGAAAGAGTAGGAAATACTTCCGCTGCATCCATTCCAATCGCATTATCCGAATATTATTATAAAGGGATCGTTAAAAAAGGCGACCTAATCCTTTCTCCTGCGGTTGGAGCCGGATTTTATTGGGGCGGACTTTTGTATCGCCTCTGA
- a CDS encoding SDR family NAD(P)-dependent oxidoreductase has translation MKDKVALVTGGNAGIGKAIVLEFVSRGAKVIFCGRREEEGKKVEEEISKLGGNVKFFRCDVSDDSQVKELVQKAESEFGGLDYAVNNAAVGGLATDLHQYPEKVWDKVISVDLKGTWLCMKHEIELLLKGGGGSIVNVSSIAGLVGADWKVAPYSAAKHGVVGLTKSAALEYAEKKIRVNAVCPGFIRTEMLEGLFHSSSDPKEAEKKITRLHPVNRLSEPSEVAKAAVWLCSEESSFITGVALPVDGGYTAK, from the coding sequence ATGAAAGATAAGGTCGCATTAGTCACAGGCGGGAACGCAGGAATTGGAAAAGCAATCGTGCTGGAATTTGTTTCCAGAGGTGCAAAGGTAATATTCTGCGGAAGAAGAGAAGAAGAAGGAAAAAAAGTAGAAGAGGAAATTTCCAAACTGGGCGGAAATGTGAAGTTCTTTCGATGTGATGTGTCTGATGATTCTCAAGTAAAAGAATTAGTACAAAAAGCAGAGTCAGAATTCGGAGGCCTGGACTATGCAGTGAATAATGCTGCGGTTGGTGGACTCGCAACTGATCTACATCAATACCCTGAAAAAGTTTGGGATAAAGTGATCTCAGTAGATCTAAAAGGCACCTGGCTTTGTATGAAACATGAAATAGAACTTCTTTTGAAAGGAGGAGGGGGTTCTATCGTAAACGTATCTTCTATCGCGGGACTCGTAGGAGCAGATTGGAAAGTGGCTCCATATTCTGCAGCAAAACATGGAGTAGTTGGACTCACAAAATCCGCCGCTTTAGAATACGCAGAAAAAAAGATTAGAGTAAACGCAGTTTGCCCGGGCTTTATTCGAACAGAAATGTTAGAAGGATTGTTCCATTCTTCGTCTGATCCAAAAGAAGCTGAGAAAAAAATTACCAGATTACATCCGGTCAATCGACTTTCTGAACCGAGTGAAGTGGCAAAAGCAGCAGTTTGGTTATGTTCCGAAGAATCTTCTTTTATTACCGGTGTGGCGCTTCCTGTAGATGGCGGCTATACTGCTAAATAA